AACGCGTTGCTGCGGTTGGACCCTTGCGTGACCTTGATGGTCTTGCCGTCCACGACGGTGATGTCGGCCGCCGCGCCGGCGGCCCCGGCGTTCACGGTGTACGCGCTGCCGCCTTGGGTGTAGGCGAGCCCGACGGACACCCGGACGTCCTCGCTGGTCACCGGCTTGCCGTCCGACCAGCGTGCGTCCGGCTGCAGGTGGATGACCACCTCCCCCTGGCCCGGCGTGACCGTCCAGCTCTCGGCGATGCCGGGGTAGAACTGGTCGGCGTCGAGCAGGCTGTTCTTCGGCCAGGCCAGCGACATGGCGTCGTAGCCCGCGAAGGTGCTGCCCTGCGGGTTGAACGGATTGATCGGCGCGGTCGCGTCGATCTGCTTCGATCCGTCGATGGTGGTGTAGATGCCGCCAGGACCGGCGGCGCCGTTTTCCGTGGCGCCACATGCCGCGGTGGCCGTGGCGAGCGCGGCGAAGGCCGCGACCGCTGCGAGTCGTCGCTTCAAAGTGTGCTCCAGGTCCCCGATTGCCGAGACCATACGGGCGCCAGGGTGGACCGGTCAAATCTTTTCTCTATGCCATCCTAGCATGAAGCTTTTTTACCTACCCCTGTTCACCTGCACAAACGCACCTGCGAGGACCCCAAGACACGGCGAAGGACCCCGGCGGTGGCCGGGGTCCTTCGTGGAGGGGAACACGCCGTGTCAGGTCACGGCAGCGGCGGGCTCAGCCCCCGAGAAGCCCGCGGACGCGGGACGCGCCGGCCGCGAGGAGCAGCGTGGGAAGGCGGGGGCCGGTGTCGCGGCCGACGAGCAGGGTGTACAGCAGTGCGAAGAACTCACGCTGCGCCACCTTGAGCTCGGGGGTCGGCTTGGCGTCGGGGCTGAGGCCCGCCTGGACCTTCGGCACGCCGTACACCAGCGTGGTCAGGCCCTCAAGGGACCAGTGGTCGTCCAGGCCGTCGAGCAGCAGGCGCAGCGACTCGCGGTCGCGCTCGCCGAGCGAGGCGAGCAGCTCGGCGTGCGGCTCGTCGCGCACGCGGGTGCGCTGCTCGGCCGGGACCTGGGTGGTGATCCAGTGCGCCGCGCGGTCCAGCCGGGGCCGGGCCTCGTCGAGGGACGTGATCGGGTCGGCCGGGTCGAGCTCGCGCAGGATGCGCAGGGTCTGCGCCGGGTCGCCGGTGGTGACGTCCACGATGGAGGCCAGCGTGCGGTACGGCAGGGGACGCGGGGTGACCGGCAGCGGGCCGGCGGCGGTGGAGGACGCACGGGTGTGCGCCGCGACGTCCGCCGGCTGGGCCACACCCTCGGCGACCTTGCGGCCGAGGGTGTCCCACTCGTCGTACATGCGCTGGATCTCCTGGTCGAAGGCGACCTTGAACGACTGGTTGGGCCTGCGGCGCGCGTACAGCCAGCGCAGCAGCGGCGCCTCCATGATCTGCAGCGCGTCGGCGGCGGTCGGCACGGCCCCCTTGGAACTGCTCATCTTGGCCATGCCGCTGATGCCGACGAACGCGTACATGGGGCCGATCGGCTGCTCGCCGCCGAAGATCTCGCGCACGATCTGGCCGCCGACCACCCAGGAGGACCCCGACGAGTGGTGGTCGACGCCGGACGGCTCGAACACCACACCCTCGTAGGCCCAGCGCATCGGCCAGTCGACCTTCCACACCAGCTTGCCGCGATTGTGCTCCGACAGCAGCACGGTCTCCGAATGACCGCAGGGACAGGTGTAGGACAGCGCGGTGGTCGCGTCGTCGTACCCGGTGACCGTGGTCAGGTCGCGCTCGCAGACCGAGCAGTACGGCTTGTACGGGAAGTACCCCGCCGCGGCGGTGCCGTCGTCCTCGCTCGCGGCCCCCGAGCCCTCGGCGGCCTCGGCCGCCGCCGCGGCGTCCGCCTCGTCCATCGGGCCCTGCTTGGCGGGCTTGGCGAGCTTCTCAGGGGCCGGCTTGTCCTTGGTGCGGTAGCGCGCAAGGATCTCGTCGATGCGGGCCCGCTCGCGCATGGCCAGCAGGATCTGCTCGCGGTAGACGCCTGAGGTGTACTGCTCGGTCTGGCTGATGCCGCGCACCTCGATGCCCATCTCACGCATCGCGGCGATCATCGGCGCCTTGAAGTGCTCGGCCCAGTTGGGGTACTCGCTCCCCGGCGGGGCCGGCACCGACGTCAGCGGCTTGCCGATGTGCTCCGACCACGAGGAGTCGACGCCGGCGGGGACCTTGCGGAACCGGTCGTAGTCGTCCCACGACACGATGTGGACGACGTCGTGACCCCGGCGCCTGATCTCGTCGGCCACCAGGTGCGGCGTCATGACCTCGCGGAGGTTGCCGAGATGCACGGGACCCGACGGGCTGAGCCCCGACGCGCAGACGATCGTTTTGCCAGGCGCGCGACGCTCCGCCTCGGCGATGACCTCGTCCGCGAATCGTGAGACCCAGTCGGCCTCAGCACTCATAGCCACGATCGGTTCCTTCCTCGGAAAGCTGACCCTGCCTATTGTCCCGGACCCGCCGGGGTGGCGAGTCCCACCTGTGGACGGCGGGTCTAGGCGCAGTCGGGACAGCGGCCGAAGATCTCGACGGTGTGGTCGACGTCCACGAACCCCGCCTCGGCCGCGACCCGCTCGGCCCAGCGCTCCACGGCGGTGCCCTCGACCTCGACGCTGCGGCCACAGGCGCGGCACGTGACGTGGTGGTGGTGGCCGCCGGTGTTGCAGCGGCGGTACAGCGTCTCGCCGTTCTCGTCGCGTATCGCGTCCACCGTGTCCCCCTGGCTGAGGACCTGCAGGTGGCGGTACACCGTGGTGAGGCCGACACGCTCGCCCCTGCGGCGCAGCTCGGCGTGGATGTCCTGCGCGCTGTGGAAACCGGTGAGGTTGCCGAGGACGGACACGAGCGCCTCGGCCTGCCGGGTGCCGCGCACCCGTGTGCCCCGAGCGGGGGATGACTGAGGTGATGGCGTGGTCATGCTGAGCGTCGTCACCCGCCTTCGCTACGCGGCCCTGCGTGCCTGACGCGGCGAGGGCGCGCGCGTCCCCCCGGCGTCAGGAAGAACACTACCAAGCACCCCGATCTCTCCCGGGTCCTCCGCCGGCGGCGCGGTCAGACGGCGACCCGGACCCCGTCGCGGCCGGCCCACATGGCGAACTGGAGGAACCCCTCCAGCGCGGGCCGCACGTCGTCGGTGACCGAGGGGTCCTGCGGACGGTTGAGCAGCGCGCGCACCTTGGCGAGGTCGATCACCCCGCCGGGGACATGGCCCCGGTCCACCAGGCCGGCGGCTTCCTCGCGCAGGGCCTTCTCGTAGCCGGGGTCCTGGATGGCCGGGTAGGGGCTCTTGCGGCGGTCGAGGATCGCGGCGGGGAGCACGTCGCGCGCGGCGGCCCGCAGCAGGCTCTTCTCCCTGCCGTCGAAGGTCTTCATGGCCCAGGGTGCGTTGAAGACGTACTCGACCAGGCGGTGATCGCAGAACGGCACGCGGACCTCCAGGCCGCCGGCCATGCTCATCCGGTCCTTGCGATCCAGCAGGACCTGCACGAACCGGGTCAGATGCAGGTGGCTGATCTCCCGCATCCGCGCCTCGAGGCCGGTCTCGCCGGGGATGCGCGGCACCTCGTCGAGGGCCTGCCGGTAGCAGCGGGCCCGGTACGCCGGCAGGTCCAGCTCGGCGCGTACGTCGTCGCGCAGCACCTCCTCGAGCGCGGTGAAGCGCGGCGCCGCGGCCCCCGCCAGCCACGGGAAGGTGTCCGCGCCGACGGACTCAGGGTCGTGGAACCAGCGGTACCCGCCGAACACCTCGTCGGCCGACTCGCCGGACAGCGCGACCGTCGACTGGCGCCGTATCGCCTGGAACAGCAGGTAGAGCGAGGTGTCCAGGTCGCCGATGCCGATCGGCAGGTCCCTGGCCCGCAGCACCGCCGCCCGCACCGCGGGGCTCATCAGGTCGGCCGAGTCGAGCACGATGTCGTGGTGCTCGACGCCGAGCGGCGCGAGGTAGGCGGCCAGGTCGTGCACGAACGGCGCGTCGGGGGTGTCACGCATGTCGTCGGGGCTGAAGTGCTCGGTGTACCCGGCGAAGTCCACCGAGAACGACCGCAGCGCGCCGCCGTTCCCCTCCTCGCGCAGCGCGTGCGCCGCGAGCGCGGTCACGGAGCTGGAGTCCAGGCCGCCGGACAGCAGGGAGCACAGCGGCACGTCGGAGATGAGCTGGCGCCGCACGATGTCGTCCAGCAGCTCACGCACGGTGCGTACGGTGGTGTCCAGGTCGTCGGGATGCTCACGCGCCTCCAGCCGCCAGTACCGGTCCCGCGCGATCCCGTCCCTGCCGACGCGCACCACACCGCCGGGCCGCACCTCGTACATGCCGCGGTAGACCGCGCACTCCGGCGTCTTGACGAACCCCATGAGCTCGCGCAGCCCCTCGGCGTCCACGACGGCCTCGGCGGCCGGGTTGGCGAGGATGGCCTTGGGCTCGGAGCCGAACAGCACGCCGCAGGGGGTCGGGTAGTAGTAGAGGGGCTTGATCCCCATGCGGTCGCGCACCAGCAGCAGTTCCTCGCTCACGGTGTCCCAGATGCCGAAGGCGTACATGCCGTTGAGCCGGGACCCGAGGTCGGAGCCCCATTCGAGGTAGGCGCGCAGCACCACCTCGGTGTCGCTGCGCGTGCGGAACGCGTGACCGCGAGCGGCGAGTTCCTCGCGCAGCTCACGGTAGTTGTAGACCTCGCCGCTGTAGGTGAGCACGGCGGTCGTGGCGCCGTCCTCCTCGGCGGTCATCGGCTGGCGGCCGCCTTCGATGTCGATGATCGCCAGTCGCCGGTGTCCCACCGCGCCGTGCGGGGAGATCCACATCCCCTCGTCGTCGGGTCCCCGGCAGGCCATGGTGGCGGTCATCGCCGCCAGCACGTCCCGCGATTCCTGTAGATCTCCGGAGAAATCCACCCAGCCACAGATTCCGCACATCTTCGAAGGCCCCACGTCTCCCCGGCGGCACATTCGCCGTTCTGCCTGGTCGGACTCCTTCCAGACTGCGCCTCTCCCCGGCGGGCCCCGACGGCGGCCCCCGTTTTCGCGGCGGCCCGCGCGGCGGGTCAAGATGGTCGGGTGAACGTTCGCCCGGTCTCCCCCTCTGCCCTGGTGGACCTCCTCGCCGACCGCATCGCCGGTGCCGGCGGCGGTTCGTGGGTGCGGGCCGCGATCGACGGCGCACCCGCCACCGGGCCGGACGAGCTGGCCGACGCGCTGGTGGGGCCGCTGCGGCTGCGGGGCCGTGAGGTGCTCAGGGTCTCGGCCGCCGACTTCCTGCGTCCGGCCTCACTGCGGTTCGAGCACGGCCGCACCGACCCCGACGCCTACTTCTCCGACCATCTGGACCACGGCGGCCTGCTCCGTGAGGTGCTCGGCCCGCTCGACCCCGGCGGCACGGGGAAGGTCCTGCCGTCGCTGTGGGACGCCGCCGCCGACCGCGCCACCCGTGCGCCGTACGTCACGCTGCCTCCCGGCGCGGTGCTGCTGCTGTCCGGCACGCTGCTGCTCGGCCACTGGCTGCCGTTCGAGGTGACGGCCCACCTGTGGATGTCGCCGGGGGCCCTGGCCCGCCGCACCCCGGCCGGCGAGCGGTGGACGCTGCCGGCCTTCGCGCGGTACGAAGAGGAGGTCGCGCCGGCGGACACGGCCGATCTGGTGGTCCGGATGGACGATCCACGGCACCCGGCCCTGGTCGTCCGTCCCTGACTCGGCCCTTGACTCGTCGCCGCGGCGACGTCCAGTGACCGTTTCGCGAAAATTTCATTGCCGTTTCATCCGATGAATCGGTACAAAACCGCCGATCATGGCTTCTACCTGCAGTGGGATCGCTCCCACGACGTTCGTCCATTTAGCCCCCGCACCGCACGGTTTCCTCCGGGGTGAGCGGCGACTTACAGTTTTTCCCGCGTGAGCGCTTTCGCATTCGCTGGTCGGCAGTCGGCGGCTGTTCGCCCCACGGCGGCGACCGGTTACTTCATGGGTCCCCGGCGACCCCCACACGTGCTTGTCGTTCAAGCTCGCTTCACGCGTGCCTGACGTGCTGCCGCGATGGACGTGCCCTTGGAGGGCCGCCGAGGACCTCCAGACGTAACCCCTCGAAAGGTACTTGATGAGACAGAGACGGAAGTTCTCACTCACCGGCGGGGCCGCCCTGATCGCGGCCATGCTGATGGTCGTACTCCTGCCGAGTTCGGCGTCGGCCCACGGCGCGATGATGATCCCGGGCAGCCGCACCTACCTGTGCTGGCTGGACAGCGTCGGCTCCAACGGCGCGGCCAACCCCACCAACCCCGCCTGTCAGGCCGCCGTGGCCCAGAGCGGCACCAACTCGATCTACAACTGGTTCGCCGTGCTGCGTTCCGACGGCGCCGGCCGCATGAGCGGCTTCATCCCCGACGGCAAGCTGTGCAGCGGCGGCGCGGTCGTGTACGACTTCAGCGGTTACGACCTGGCCCGCAACGACTGGCCGGTGACCCACCTGACCTCCGGGGCCAACATCCAGTTCCGGTACAACAAGTGGGCCGCGCACCCCGGCACGTTCCGCACCTACATCACCAAGGACTCCTGGAGCCCGACCCGCTCGCTGGCCTGGAGCGACCTCGAGTCCACGCCGTTCTACGCCGCGACCGACCCGCCGAGCGTCGGCAACGTCGGCACCGTGGACGGCTACTACTACTGGAACGCGCGTCTGCCGAGCGGTAAGAGCGGCCGTCACATCATCTACTCGGTGTGGCAGCGCTCCGACAGCAACGAGACCTTCTACAACTGCTCCGACGTCGTCTTCGACGGCGGCAACGGCGAGGTCACCGGCATCCGCGGCACCGGCCCCAACCCGACGCCGACCGTGACCCCGACCGTCACCCCCACGGCCACCCCGACCGCGACGCCGACCGCGACGCCGACCGTCACCCCGACCAGCGGCCCCGGCGGCTGCTCGGCCACCTACAAGACCATCAGCTCGTGGGGTAACGGCTACCAGGGTGAGGTCACCGTCCGCAACACCGGCAACAGCTCCATCAGCGGCTGGACCGCGCGCTGGAACCTCAACTCCGGCACGACGATCAACAGCCTCTGGAACGGCAACTACACCCTGAGCGGCACCGCCATCACGGTGAAGAACGCTCCGCACAACGGCAGCCTCGGCGCCGGCGCCACCACGACCTTCGGGTACGTGGCGCAGGGCACCGCCGGCACGCCGACCCTCACCTGCACCAGCCCCTGACGCTCACCATCGGTGAGCCGACGGGGTCGTGAGTGACTCCCGGGCGGCACCCGGCTCCGGCATCGACCGGAGCCGGGTGCCGCCCGATCCACGTCCGGAGGCGGTGTCCACCTAGGTCCACCTGCGTCCACCTGCGTCCACCTGCGTCCACCTGGGTCCACGGCGGTGTTCACGGCGGTGTTCACGGCGGTGTCCACGGGGACACGGTGAGTGGCGCGTGAATTCCCGATGAAGTGACGGTGGAGTGCCTGCGGTCCCGCACCGCGGTCGGGTTCGCTTGGCGGCATGAGCCCGACTCCGGACCGCGCCGGCGCGCGTTCCTGGCCCGACGTGGACGCCGTCGGCCCCGCGGTGAGCGAACCCGTGATCGCCTACGGCAAGACCGAGCGCACCCCGGCCGGTGAGCTGCCGCACGAAGGCAACCGCGTGCCGGACATCGTGGCGCTGGACCCGCGCACGCTCGTGGTGGCCTGGCGCGCCGGGGTGGCCGACTCCCGCGACCCCTCGCCGGGTGACCAGGGGTCCATCCTGTTCGCGCGGTCCGCCGACGGCGGCAGGACGTGGCGCACCGGCACACTGGCCGCGGCCACCGCCACGCACCGCTACCACTACGTGATCTTCCTGAACGACGGCGGCACGCTGTACGCGCTGCTCGGCCGGATCACCGTCGCCGAGGACCGTGACGCGAGCGGCCAGGTCAACGGCTTCCCCGTCACGCTGACCGCCAAGCGGAGCGTGGACGCGGGACGCACATGGTCGGACTTCCCCGTCAGCGTGGACGTCCCCGCCAACCGTGCCGGGGTGGTGCTCGCCGGCAAGCCCCTGTGGCACGACGGCCTGTGGTTGCTGCCCTACTGGCGCGACGCCGGCGGCGTGACCCGGTGCGGTGTGCTGCGCTCGGCCGGCCTGTCCCGGTGGACCTCCGGAGCGCTCGCCGCCAACCCTCCCGGCGTGCGGGCCGAGGAGCCGCAACTCGTCGTCTCGCAGGACGACCCCGGCACGCTGCTCATGGTGGCCCGCACGCTCGACCTCACCGGCGGTTCCTCGGCGGAGCAGAAGGACGCCTACTACCGGGCCAACCCCGTCCACGCCGCGGTCACCACCAGCACCGACGGCGGCCTCACCTGGGCCCCGATGACCC
The window above is part of the Sphaerisporangium rubeum genome. Proteins encoded here:
- a CDS encoding lytic polysaccharide monooxygenase auxiliary activity family 9 protein, producing the protein MRQRRKFSLTGGAALIAAMLMVVLLPSSASAHGAMMIPGSRTYLCWLDSVGSNGAANPTNPACQAAVAQSGTNSIYNWFAVLRSDGAGRMSGFIPDGKLCSGGAVVYDFSGYDLARNDWPVTHLTSGANIQFRYNKWAAHPGTFRTYITKDSWSPTRSLAWSDLESTPFYAATDPPSVGNVGTVDGYYYWNARLPSGKSGRHIIYSVWQRSDSNETFYNCSDVVFDGGNGEVTGIRGTGPNPTPTVTPTVTPTATPTATPTATPTVTPTSGPGGCSATYKTISSWGNGYQGEVTVRNTGNSSISGWTARWNLNSGTTINSLWNGNYTLSGTAITVKNAPHNGSLGAGATTTFGYVAQGTAGTPTLTCTSP
- the asnB gene encoding asparagine synthase (glutamine-hydrolyzing), yielding MCRRGDVGPSKMCGICGWVDFSGDLQESRDVLAAMTATMACRGPDDEGMWISPHGAVGHRRLAIIDIEGGRQPMTAEEDGATTAVLTYSGEVYNYRELREELAARGHAFRTRSDTEVVLRAYLEWGSDLGSRLNGMYAFGIWDTVSEELLLVRDRMGIKPLYYYPTPCGVLFGSEPKAILANPAAEAVVDAEGLRELMGFVKTPECAVYRGMYEVRPGGVVRVGRDGIARDRYWRLEAREHPDDLDTTVRTVRELLDDIVRRQLISDVPLCSLLSGGLDSSSVTALAAHALREEGNGGALRSFSVDFAGYTEHFSPDDMRDTPDAPFVHDLAAYLAPLGVEHHDIVLDSADLMSPAVRAAVLRARDLPIGIGDLDTSLYLLFQAIRRQSTVALSGESADEVFGGYRWFHDPESVGADTFPWLAGAAAPRFTALEEVLRDDVRAELDLPAYRARCYRQALDEVPRIPGETGLEARMREISHLHLTRFVQVLLDRKDRMSMAGGLEVRVPFCDHRLVEYVFNAPWAMKTFDGREKSLLRAAARDVLPAAILDRRKSPYPAIQDPGYEKALREEAAGLVDRGHVPGGVIDLAKVRALLNRPQDPSVTDDVRPALEGFLQFAMWAGRDGVRVAV
- a CDS encoding Fur family transcriptional regulator, coding for MTTPSPQSSPARGTRVRGTRQAEALVSVLGNLTGFHSAQDIHAELRRRGERVGLTTVYRHLQVLSQGDTVDAIRDENGETLYRRCNTGGHHHHVTCRACGRSVEVEGTAVERWAERVAAEAGFVDVDHTVEIFGRCPDCA
- the lysS gene encoding lysine--tRNA ligase — encoded protein: MSAEADWVSRFADEVIAEAERRAPGKTIVCASGLSPSGPVHLGNLREVMTPHLVADEIRRRGHDVVHIVSWDDYDRFRKVPAGVDSSWSEHIGKPLTSVPAPPGSEYPNWAEHFKAPMIAAMREMGIEVRGISQTEQYTSGVYREQILLAMRERARIDEILARYRTKDKPAPEKLAKPAKQGPMDEADAAAAAEAAEGSGAASEDDGTAAAGYFPYKPYCSVCERDLTTVTGYDDATTALSYTCPCGHSETVLLSEHNRGKLVWKVDWPMRWAYEGVVFEPSGVDHHSSGSSWVVGGQIVREIFGGEQPIGPMYAFVGISGMAKMSSSKGAVPTAADALQIMEAPLLRWLYARRRPNQSFKVAFDQEIQRMYDEWDTLGRKVAEGVAQPADVAAHTRASSTAAGPLPVTPRPLPYRTLASIVDVTTGDPAQTLRILRELDPADPITSLDEARPRLDRAAHWITTQVPAEQRTRVRDEPHAELLASLGERDRESLRLLLDGLDDHWSLEGLTTLVYGVPKVQAGLSPDAKPTPELKVAQREFFALLYTLLVGRDTGPRLPTLLLAAGASRVRGLLGG
- a CDS encoding uridine kinase, producing the protein MNVRPVSPSALVDLLADRIAGAGGGSWVRAAIDGAPATGPDELADALVGPLRLRGREVLRVSAADFLRPASLRFEHGRTDPDAYFSDHLDHGGLLREVLGPLDPGGTGKVLPSLWDAAADRATRAPYVTLPPGAVLLLSGTLLLGHWLPFEVTAHLWMSPGALARRTPAGERWTLPAFARYEEEVAPADTADLVVRMDDPRHPALVVRP